From Cricetulus griseus strain 17A/GY chromosome 1 unlocalized genomic scaffold, alternate assembly CriGri-PICRH-1.0 chr1_0, whole genome shotgun sequence, a single genomic window includes:
- the Fam131b gene encoding protein FAM131B isoform X2: MDSTSSLHGSSLHRPSTEQTRTDFSWDGINLSMEDTTSILPKLKRNSNAYGIGALAKSSFSGISRSMKDHVTKPTAMGQGRVAHMIEWQGWGKAPTIQPQHSHEAVRRDTDAYSDLSDGEKEARFLAGVMEQFAISEATLMAWSSMDGEDMSVNSTQEPLDCNYSDNYQELMESQDALAQAPMDGWPHSYVSQGMYCLGSSDAWEASDQSLIASPATGSYLGPAFDDSQPSLHDMGPSQPASGYSAHEPPPLLGVDTDWAPEVGGVDLARGSAEEEKRPLAPEEEEDAGCRDLESLSPREDPEMSTALSRKVSDVTSSGVQSFDEEEGDANN; the protein is encoded by the exons ATGGACAGCACCAGCTCGCTGCATGGCAGCAGCCTCCATCGGCCTTCTACAGAG CAAACACGAACAGATTTCTCCTGGGACGGCATCAAT CTCTCCATGGAGGATACAACTTCCATCCTTCCGAAGCTTAAGCGAAACTCTAATGCCTATGGCATTGGGGCCCTGGCCAAGTCATCGTTCTCAG GGATCTCGAGAAGCATGAAGGACCATGTGACAAAACCTACAGCCATGGGGCAAGGGCGGGTGGCCCACATGATTGAGTGGCAGGGCTGGGGGAAGGCCCCAACAATTCAGCCACAACACAGCCACGAGGCTGTGCGCAGGGATACAGATGCTTACTCTGACCTCAGCGATGGCGAGAAGGAGGCTCGTTTCCTAGCAG GTGTCATGGAACAATTTGCTATTTCTGAAGCTACACTAATGGCCTGGTCTTCCATGGATGGTGAGGACATGAGCGTGAATTCTACGCAGGAGCCACTGGACTGCAACTACAGTGACAATtaccaggagctgatggagagtcAGG ATGCACTCGCTCAAGCCCCCATGGACGGATGGCCTCACTCCTATGTGTCCCAGGGCATGTACTGCCTGGGGTCATCAGATGCCTGGGAGGCGAGTGACCAGTCCCTCATTGCATCTCCAGCTACAGGATCCTATCTTGGCCCTGCATTTGATGACTCACAGCCCAGCCTGCATGACATGGGGCCTTCCCAACCTGCTTCGGGATACTCTGCTCACGAGCCTCCACCTTTGTTGGGGGTGGACACTGACTGGGCACCAGAGGTTGGTGGGGTGGACCTGGCCAGGGGGTctgcagaggaagagaagaggccGCTGGCccctgaggaggaagaggatgccGGATGCCGGGACCTGGAGTCGCTTTCCCCGAGAGAAGACCCGGAAATGTCCACTGCTCTCAGCCGGAAGGTGTCTGATGTCACCTCCTCCGGTGTGCAGTCTTTTGATGAGGAGGAGGGGGACGCCAACAACTAG
- the Fam131b gene encoding protein FAM131B isoform X1, translated as MKHTPKDLSQPQEGLPLCAYLEAPQKKKAGVPALLEVPRYHPFSSLPQQTRTDFSWDGINLSMEDTTSILPKLKRNSNAYGIGALAKSSFSGISRSMKDHVTKPTAMGQGRVAHMIEWQGWGKAPTIQPQHSHEAVRRDTDAYSDLSDGEKEARFLAGVMEQFAISEATLMAWSSMDGEDMSVNSTQEPLDCNYSDNYQELMESQDALAQAPMDGWPHSYVSQGMYCLGSSDAWEASDQSLIASPATGSYLGPAFDDSQPSLHDMGPSQPASGYSAHEPPPLLGVDTDWAPEVGGVDLARGSAEEEKRPLAPEEEEDAGCRDLESLSPREDPEMSTALSRKVSDVTSSGVQSFDEEEGDANN; from the exons ATGAAACACACACCCAAAGATCTTTCTCAGCCTCAGGAAGGGCTACCTCTGTGTGCATATCTGGAGGCCCCTCAGAAGAAGAAGGCAGGAGTGCCTGCCCTTCTAGAGGTGCCCAGGTAccatcccttctcctctctcccacagCAAACACGAACAGATTTCTCCTGGGACGGCATCAAT CTCTCCATGGAGGATACAACTTCCATCCTTCCGAAGCTTAAGCGAAACTCTAATGCCTATGGCATTGGGGCCCTGGCCAAGTCATCGTTCTCAG GGATCTCGAGAAGCATGAAGGACCATGTGACAAAACCTACAGCCATGGGGCAAGGGCGGGTGGCCCACATGATTGAGTGGCAGGGCTGGGGGAAGGCCCCAACAATTCAGCCACAACACAGCCACGAGGCTGTGCGCAGGGATACAGATGCTTACTCTGACCTCAGCGATGGCGAGAAGGAGGCTCGTTTCCTAGCAG GTGTCATGGAACAATTTGCTATTTCTGAAGCTACACTAATGGCCTGGTCTTCCATGGATGGTGAGGACATGAGCGTGAATTCTACGCAGGAGCCACTGGACTGCAACTACAGTGACAATtaccaggagctgatggagagtcAGG ATGCACTCGCTCAAGCCCCCATGGACGGATGGCCTCACTCCTATGTGTCCCAGGGCATGTACTGCCTGGGGTCATCAGATGCCTGGGAGGCGAGTGACCAGTCCCTCATTGCATCTCCAGCTACAGGATCCTATCTTGGCCCTGCATTTGATGACTCACAGCCCAGCCTGCATGACATGGGGCCTTCCCAACCTGCTTCGGGATACTCTGCTCACGAGCCTCCACCTTTGTTGGGGGTGGACACTGACTGGGCACCAGAGGTTGGTGGGGTGGACCTGGCCAGGGGGTctgcagaggaagagaagaggccGCTGGCccctgaggaggaagaggatgccGGATGCCGGGACCTGGAGTCGCTTTCCCCGAGAGAAGACCCGGAAATGTCCACTGCTCTCAGCCGGAAGGTGTCTGATGTCACCTCCTCCGGTGTGCAGTCTTTTGATGAGGAGGAGGGGGACGCCAACAACTAG